DNA from Parageobacillus thermoglucosidasius:
TCCGGTCGGATTAGTGTTTTCAGTCATTTATTACTTCGGATTCCGCTTTGCGATTCGCAAATGGGATTTGGCAACACCAGGCCGCGAAAAAGTAACGGAAGAAGCGCCGGCGGTGAAAGCAGAAGGGGACGATCTCCCGTACGAAGTGTTGGCGGCGCTTGGCGGCAAAGAAAATATCGCCCATTTAGACGCGTGCATCACACGTTTGCGTGTTTCTGTCAACGATATAAAACAAGTCGATAAAGACCGCTTAAAAGCGTTAGGTGCAGCAGGTGTGCTTGAAGTTGGAAACAATGTGCAAGCCATTTTCGGTCCAAAGTCCGATATATTAAAAGGGCAAATTAAAGATATTATGGAAGGCCGCGCTCCGGCACGGGCACAAGCAGAAAAGCAGGAAGAAACAAAAGAAGCAAATGAACCAAAAGAAGCGAAAGAAGTGAAAACAGAAACGATTGCTTCGCCGTTAACAGGAGAGGTTGTTCCGCTTTCTGAAGTGCCTGATCAAGTGTTTTCCCAAAAAATGATGGGGGACGGCTTTGCGATTATGCCGACTGATGGAACGGTCGTTTCTCCTGTGGACGGAAAAATTGTAAATGTATTCCCGACAAAACACGCAATCGGAATTGAATCTGCTGGCGGCCATGAAATTTTAATCCATTTCGGTATCGATACGGTCAAATTGAACGGCCAAGGCTTTACCGCACTCGTACAACAAGGGGACGAAGTGAAAAAAGGCCAGCCGATTTTAAGCGTTGATCTTGAATATGTGAAAAATAACGCTCCTTCTATTATGACGCCGATTATTTTCACGAATTTGCAACCGAACGAGAAAATTCATGTCGAAAAACAAGGAGCGGTAACAAAAGGAGAAGACCGTATCGCGGAAATTCGCTAATAAAGTGAATTTTTCTTGTAAATTTACTTTTGTCAATTGAATATTGTTGATATTATTTGATATGATGTCAAACGAAAATATAATGGAAAAGGGGAATGACAACGATGGCTGAGAAAGTATTTACAGTAACTTCAGAATCTGGAATTCACGCTCGCCCTGCGACAATACTTGTACAAACGGCAAGCAAATTCAATAGCGACCTTAATTTGGAGTATAATGGAAAAACGGTAAACTTAAAATCGATCATGGGTGTTATGTCATTAGGAATTCCAAAAGGTGCTCAAATCAAAATTACGGCGGAAGGGGCAGATGCAGCAGACGCGATGGCAGCATTGACAGAAACATTAAATAAGGAAGGTCTTGCACAATAATGACAAAGACAATTCAAGGAATTGCTGCATCGAGCGGTATCGCCATTGCCAAGGCGTACCGCTTAGAAACCCCTAATTTCGTTGTAGAGAAAAAAGCCGTTTCTGATCCACAAGCAGAAGTTGCACGTTTCGAAGCGGCAGTCGCAAAAGCGAAAGAAGAACTGGAAATCATCAAACAGCATGCGTTGCAACAATTAGGGGAAGACAAAGCCGCGATTTTTGCTGCACACCTGCTTGTATTAAATGATCCAGAATTATTGAATCCGGTGAAAGAAAAAATTGAAGCGGAGCAAGTGAACGCGGAATATGCGTTGCATGAAACGGCGGAGATGTTCATTTCCATGTTCGAAGCGATGGATAATGAGTATATGAAAGAACGCGCCGCCGACATTCGCGATGTGACAAAGCGGGTACTTGCTCATTTGCTTGGAGTTACGATTTCCAACCCAAGTCTTATCTCTGAAGAAGTTGTGATTATTGCCGAAGACTTAACCCCATCCGATACAGCCCAGTTAAATCGCCAATATGTTAAAGGTTTTGCAACCGATATCGGAGGGCGTACATCTCATTCGGCGATCATGGCAAGATCCATGGAAATTCCGGCTGTTGTCGGCACGAAACAAGTGACAGCGGAAATTCAAACTGGTGATGTTGTCATTATCGATGGATTGGACGGTAACGTCATTGTTAATCCATCGGAAGAAATGCTCGCGCAATATGAAGAAAAACGCGCCCGCTATGAAGCACAAAAAGCAGAATGGGCAAAGCTCGTTCATGAAAAAACGGTGACGAGCGACGAGCATCATGTGGAATTAGCTGCCAACATCGGCACGCCGGATGATGTCAAAGGAGCGCTCGAAAACGGAGCAGAAGGAATTGGTTTATACCGTACGGAATTTTTATACATGGGACGCTCTGAACTGCCGACAGAAGAAGAGCAGTTTGAAGCATATAAAACGGTGCTTGAACGCATGGAAGGAAAACCTGTTGTTGTGCGCACGCTTGATATCGGCGGCGATAAAGAGCTTCCATATTTAGATTTGCCGAAAGAAATGAACCCGTTTTTAGGATTCCGCGCGATTCGCCTTTGCCTAGAAATGCAAGATATGTTCCGCACACAGCTTCGTGCTTTATTGCGGGCGAGCGTATACGGGAATTTGAAAATTATGTTCCCGATGATCGCCACGCTTGATGAGTTTCGCCAAGCAAAAGCGATTCTTTTAGAAGAAAAAGAGAAATTGCAGCGCGAAGGCGTGCCGGTCAAAGAAGACATTGAAGTCGGCATGATGGTGGAAATTCCTGCGGCAGCAGTCCTTGCCGATCAATTTGCGAAAGAAGTGGATTTTTTCAGCATCGGCACAAATGATTTAATTCAATATACGATGGCTGCTGACCGCATGAACGAACGAGTCTCTTACCTTTACCAACCGTATCATCCAGCCATTTTGCGCTTGATTAGCAATGTGATTGATGCGGCGCATAAAGAAGGAAAATGGGCTGGAATGTGCGGTGAGATGGCGGGCGACCCTGTAGCGATTCCGATTTTGCTCGGGTTAGGATTGGACGAGTTCAGCATGAGCGCAACTTCCATTTTGCGCGCGCGTTCGCAAATGAAAAAATTGTCCAAAGAAGATGCGGCGCGCTTTAAAGAAACGCTGCTGTCGATGAGCACAGCAGAAGAGGTCGTTGCGTTTGTGAAACAAACGTTTCATATAGAATAATGGAATTAGCGGTGGAGTCATATTCCACCGCTAATTTGCTAATTTGTGCAGCATTGGCTGATCCGAAGCTGCCGGTTGTACGGGAATGAGAAAGCGCTCGTTTGTTTTTTGTCGCAAGAAGTGCCAGAATGCCGAGCGAATACCCCGCCTGCTGCTTTTGTAAAAACGGGAAGCCGATGAAGAGCGGCGGTCAGCGGCTTTTAAGGCAATCACGAAACATAAGCGGCGAGTTGTTCTCTGTTTCACCATCATCAGCTGGAAACAGCTGCGGAAAGCTTCTTGTTAAACGCAGCTGAATGGCGAAACCTCGTTTTTACATCGTTGTGTAATCATTTTTGCAGTACATTGTTATTAATATACTATTCTATTCTTTTCCATCTTTCTTCTTTTTTCTGAATAGTTCGTTAAAATCATATATCATATAAAACCATCGCAGGCATAGCATGAAAAAAATATTGTATTCCTTATTTTTTAATATTTCTTGTTTTCATTCCAAAAATAATAAAACGATTTATCCCGGTGTGTGCATATTTTTTGGGAATAACATTGGTCATTTGCCAAATATATTTTGCCACCGCTTGTTCATAAATTTTTCATTATGAGAAGCTGCTCCTATAGACGGAAAATAATGATAAAATTTATAATGAATACAACAAGATTCGACAAAAAATGAAAATGCGCAAAGGAGAGAAATGGGGAAGTGTTCAAAACATTAAAGGCAAAACTTATCGCATTGATGGCTTTGTTGATGATCGTTTCATTGATGATCACTCAAATTGTCGGGGTCGTTGAAACGAAAAAAGTGATCCAAGAAGATGTTGAACAACGCGCACGAACGATCATAAAAGGGGTAGTCGGGGATATTCGCGACAGTTTCCAAAGCGAGGAAAATAGTTTGCTGCAATTCAGCGAATCCCCTGTTGTGGCAAGAATGGTGAAAAATAATACAGCATGGTCGGAACTTGACCAAGAATTTCGCACATTTTTAAAAATCCATGAAAATGTGCAGCTTGTTTATATTGGCACAACCGATAAAAAAATGTATGCAACGCCGGCGATGCAGCTGACTGATGGCTATGACCCGACAGCTCGTCCATGGTATAAAGCAGCGGAAGCAAATCCAGATGAAGTCATTTGGACAAAGCCTTATGTCGATCAAATAACCGGAAAGAATGTCGTTACATTGGCCAAAGCGGTAACAGAAAACGGGCGTGTCGTCGCTGTGATTGGGATGGACATGACGTTAGATGCTGTCACAAAAATTGTTAATGGTAGCGATGTCGGGTATAACGGCTATCCCGTTTTGGTTGATCAAAGCGGAATCGCGATTGTCCACCCAAAATATAAAGGAAAAGATATGTCAGACAATCCAAGCGTCAAGCGCATGTTAGCGAATAAAAGCGGCTTCTATACATATACATCCGAAAATGAAAAACGGGTTATGTATTTTGACACTATTCCTGAGTTAGGCTGGAAGGTTGGCGCTGTATATAAAGAGAAAGATTTGTTTGTCATCAGCAATTCGCTCGCTGTTAAAATGTTTACAATTGCCGCTATCGCCATATTAATTGGCATCGTTATCATTTATTTCCTTTCCCGCTCGATCGTTAAGCCGCTAGTGGCGCTTCAGCATCAAACGGAAAAAGTAGCCCAAGGAGACTTAACGGTGCATGTGCAAGTGAAATCAAAAGATGAAATAGGACAATTAGCCAATCATTTCAATTATATGACTTCGCAAGTGCGGGAGATTATTCGCCAAATTAATGAATCGGTAGCCGAGCTGGCCGCTTCCGCCGATCATCTCAGCGCTGTTTCTGAGGAAACAGTGGCGACGAGCGAGCAAGTTGCAAGCGCCATTAACGATATTGCGAAAGGAGCGACGGAGCAAGCCGGCGACTTAGATACGATTAACGAACGGACGGCAGCGCTTTCGCAGCAAATTGAAACTGTTACGCAATCGGCGGCAAATATGCAAACATTATCGAATGAAACAAAAGAAGCAAGCTATAACGGGCTGGAGAACTTAAATGTGCTGCAATTAAAATCGGATGAGGCGAAAAAAGAACTGTTTGCGGTGGAAAAAGTAATGAACGACTTAGTTGAAAAAATGAAAAAAATCGATGAAGTCATTCAAACGATAACAGCGATTTCGGGGCAAACGAATTTGCTTGCCTTAAATGCCAGCATCGAGGCAGCAAGAGCGGGAGAGCATGGAAAAGGATTTGCCGTTGTTGCGGAAGAAGTGCGCAAGTTAGCGGAGCAATCGGCAAAAGCGACCGACTTAATCCGCCAGACGATCGCGATGATTCAACAGCAAGTCGATCTTGCGATACAGGCGCTAAGCCATTCTAAAGATATGTACGAACAACAGCAACAGGCCGTCCATGTAACCGGCGATTCATTTTTCAAAATTGCGTCAATGATGGAAGAGTTAACAACAGCGATCGCTAATATTACAGATGAAACAAATCGGATGAATGAAAGCAAGGATGGCGTGATCGAAGCGATGCAAAGCATTTCCGCGATCGCACAGCAATCCGCGGCTGCTGCTGAAGAAGTGGCAGCGTCGGCTGATAATCAATTACAGTCATTAAGTACGGTGACGGAATCAGCGGAATCATTAAGCGAGATGGGACGGAAGTTACAAAAGCTTGTGGAAAAATTTAAACTGTAAATTTTTATGTTTCTGCGGCAGACATGTATGTTTGCCGCTTTTTTTTTATGTTTTTAAACTCTACTTAAAAAAATAAATTATATGACGATTTTTAGTTTTTAATCATCGATTTTAATGAATAATAGTGCTAAAATATAGATTGAAAACGTTTATAACGTTATTTCTTTGTTTGTTTGGGGACAATGTATGACGAGCGGCATGCCTCGTTTCGTATTTTGCTCATATGAGCGGGGCGTGTCCGACTATTCCCAAATGAATGAAAATAGTTGGAGGTTTTTCAAAAATGGCAAAGCAAACGATAAGCAACGCAGAACCATGGAGTCAGTTTTATGGTCCGAACCTTGGATACGTGATGGAAAAGTATGAACAGTATCTGGAGGACCCGGACAGCGTCGACCCCGAATTGAAGCAGCTGTTTGAACAGTGGGGGGCGCCGCCAGCGGAAGCCGAACGGTTTGAGTATAGCGAAAGCGCCGCGAAAACTCACCAAACGTTCCGTCTTCCTGAGAATCCGACGATATTTAGCAAACTCGTTGCGGCCGTTAAGCTAGCTGACAACATTCGTCATTACGGCCATCTGGCAGCAGATGTCAACCCATTAAACAAGCAAAATAAAGATTTGCGACGCATTGAGTTAAGTGAATTCGATCTGACGGAAGAAGATTTAAAAGAAATTCCGGTTCCGTTTATTTGCCCGCACGCGCCTTCGCACGTCCGCAATGGATTGGATGCGATTAACCATTTAAGAAAAATATATACTGATAAAATTGCTTTTGAATTTTCGCAAGTACATAATTTAGAAGAAAAAAACTGGTTAATTCGGGAAATTGAATCAGGTGCATATTACCCAAGTTTGTCGAATGAAGAAAAGGTGGCCTTGCTTCGCCGCCTTACGGAAGTGGAAGGATTTGAAAAGTTTCTTCATCGCACGTTTGTCGGCCAAAAGCGTTTTTCCATCGAAGGGTTGGATTCGATGGTTCCGCTGCTGGACGAACTCGTCCGCCATTCCATTGAGAATGAAGTGAAAGCGATTAATATCGGCATGGCGCACCGCGGACGCTTAAATGTGCTCGCTCACGTTCTTGGCAAGCCGTATGAAATGATTTTTGCCGAGTTTCAACATGCGGAAAGCAAAGATTTCATCCCGTCGGAAGGTTCGGTAGCGATTACGTATGGCTGGACGGGGGATGTAAAATACCATTTGGGCGCAGCACGCCGCTTGCGAAACAAAAATGAGCATACGATGAGAATAACGCTGGCGAACAACCCGAGCCATCTCGAAGTAGTCAGCCCGGTCGTTTTAGGGTTTACACGCGCTGCCCAAGAGGATCGCTCGAACGCGGGCGTGCCGTCTCAAGATACAGATTCGTCGTTCGCCATTATGATTCACGGAGACGCGGCATTTCCTGGACAGGGAATTGTCGCAGAAACATTGAACTTAAGCCGCTTGCGTGGATATCAGACGGGCGGGTCGATTCATATTATTGCGAACAATATGATCGGCTTCACGACAGAAAGCTATGATTCACGTTCCACGAGATACGCATCTGACATCGCAAAAGGCTTTGAAATACCGATTGTGCATGTAAACGCCGACGATCCGGAAGCGTGTTTGGCGGCGGCGAACCTTGCGTTTAAATACCGCCAGCGCTTCAAAAAAGATTTTGTCATCGATTTAATTGGCTACCGCCGCTTCGGCCATAACGAAATGGATGAACCGATGGCGACAAATCCGACAATGTATAACGTGATCCAACAGCACCCGACGGTTCGCCAACTTTATGCGCAAAAGCTGGTGGAAAAAGGGGTTATTGCAAAAGAAGCGGTTGAAGAGATGGAACGGGAAGTTGCCGAGCGCTTGAAAAACGCGTACGAAAGAGTTCCGAAAGACGAGACAAAGCTCGACTTTATCATGGATCCGCCGAAACCGGTGGCAAGAAAATTGCCATTTGTTAAAACGGCTGTGGAAAAAGAGGTATTGCGCCGGCTGAACAAAGAGTTATTGCAGTTTCCTCCTAATTTCCATGTGTTTAATAAGTTAGAGCGCATTTTAAAACGCCGCGACGGCGTGTTTGACGGCAATGGGAAAATTGATTGGGCGCATGCGGAAATTCTTGCTTTCGCGACGATTTTGCGCGATGGTGTCCCAATCCGGCTTACCGGCCAAGATTCGCAGCGCGGTACGTTCGCCCAACGCCATCTTGTGTTGCATGATGTGAAAACAGGCGAAGAATTTGTGCCGCTTCATCATATTAGCGAAGCGAACGCCTCGTTTGTTGTTTACAACAGCCCGCTGACAGAAGCAGCAGTGCTGGGCTACGAATACGGGTATAACGTCTTTGCGCCGGAAACGCTCGTTTTATGGGAGGCGCAATTCGGCGACTTTGCCAATATGGCGCAAGTAATGTTTGATCAGTTTATTTCGTCCGGACGGGCGAAATGGGGACAAAAATCAGGCCTTGTTATGCTGCTTCCGCACGGGTATGAAGGACAAGGTCCGGAACATTCGAGTGCCCGTTTAGAACGGTTTTTGCAATTAGCGGCGGAAAATAACTGGACGGTAGCGAACCTGTCTACATCTGCCCAATATTTCCATATTTTGCGCCGGCAAGCGAGCATTTTGCAATGGGAGGAAGTGCGCCCGTTAGTGCTGATGACGCCGAAAAGCCTGCTGCGGCATCCGCTGGCTGCTTCGGATGTGGAAGAGTTCACGAACGGACAGTTCCAGCCTGTTCTTGAACAAAAAGGGCTTGGCGAAAACCGCGAGAAAGTGGAAAGAATCATTTTAGGCACAGGAAAGTTGACGGTTGATTTGGCGGAACAAATCAATAAAATGGAAGGTTTAGATTGGCTCCATGTCGTACGCATAGA
Protein-coding regions in this window:
- a CDS encoding phosphocarrier protein HPr encodes the protein MAEKVFTVTSESGIHARPATILVQTASKFNSDLNLEYNGKTVNLKSIMGVMSLGIPKGAQIKITAEGADAADAMAALTETLNKEGLAQ
- the ptsP gene encoding phosphoenolpyruvate--protein phosphotransferase translates to MTKTIQGIAASSGIAIAKAYRLETPNFVVEKKAVSDPQAEVARFEAAVAKAKEELEIIKQHALQQLGEDKAAIFAAHLLVLNDPELLNPVKEKIEAEQVNAEYALHETAEMFISMFEAMDNEYMKERAADIRDVTKRVLAHLLGVTISNPSLISEEVVIIAEDLTPSDTAQLNRQYVKGFATDIGGRTSHSAIMARSMEIPAVVGTKQVTAEIQTGDVVIIDGLDGNVIVNPSEEMLAQYEEKRARYEAQKAEWAKLVHEKTVTSDEHHVELAANIGTPDDVKGALENGAEGIGLYRTEFLYMGRSELPTEEEQFEAYKTVLERMEGKPVVVRTLDIGGDKELPYLDLPKEMNPFLGFRAIRLCLEMQDMFRTQLRALLRASVYGNLKIMFPMIATLDEFRQAKAILLEEKEKLQREGVPVKEDIEVGMMVEIPAAAVLADQFAKEVDFFSIGTNDLIQYTMAADRMNERVSYLYQPYHPAILRLISNVIDAAHKEGKWAGMCGEMAGDPVAIPILLGLGLDEFSMSATSILRARSQMKKLSKEDAARFKETLLSMSTAEEVVAFVKQTFHIE
- a CDS encoding methyl-accepting chemotaxis protein; this translates as MFKTLKAKLIALMALLMIVSLMITQIVGVVETKKVIQEDVEQRARTIIKGVVGDIRDSFQSEENSLLQFSESPVVARMVKNNTAWSELDQEFRTFLKIHENVQLVYIGTTDKKMYATPAMQLTDGYDPTARPWYKAAEANPDEVIWTKPYVDQITGKNVVTLAKAVTENGRVVAVIGMDMTLDAVTKIVNGSDVGYNGYPVLVDQSGIAIVHPKYKGKDMSDNPSVKRMLANKSGFYTYTSENEKRVMYFDTIPELGWKVGAVYKEKDLFVISNSLAVKMFTIAAIAILIGIVIIYFLSRSIVKPLVALQHQTEKVAQGDLTVHVQVKSKDEIGQLANHFNYMTSQVREIIRQINESVAELAASADHLSAVSEETVATSEQVASAINDIAKGATEQAGDLDTINERTAALSQQIETVTQSAANMQTLSNETKEASYNGLENLNVLQLKSDEAKKELFAVEKVMNDLVEKMKKIDEVIQTITAISGQTNLLALNASIEAARAGEHGKGFAVVAEEVRKLAEQSAKATDLIRQTIAMIQQQVDLAIQALSHSKDMYEQQQQAVHVTGDSFFKIASMMEELTTAIANITDETNRMNESKDGVIEAMQSISAIAQQSAAAAEEVAASADNQLQSLSTVTESAESLSEMGRKLQKLVEKFKL
- a CDS encoding 2-oxoglutarate dehydrogenase E1 component, producing MAKQTISNAEPWSQFYGPNLGYVMEKYEQYLEDPDSVDPELKQLFEQWGAPPAEAERFEYSESAAKTHQTFRLPENPTIFSKLVAAVKLADNIRHYGHLAADVNPLNKQNKDLRRIELSEFDLTEEDLKEIPVPFICPHAPSHVRNGLDAINHLRKIYTDKIAFEFSQVHNLEEKNWLIREIESGAYYPSLSNEEKVALLRRLTEVEGFEKFLHRTFVGQKRFSIEGLDSMVPLLDELVRHSIENEVKAINIGMAHRGRLNVLAHVLGKPYEMIFAEFQHAESKDFIPSEGSVAITYGWTGDVKYHLGAARRLRNKNEHTMRITLANNPSHLEVVSPVVLGFTRAAQEDRSNAGVPSQDTDSSFAIMIHGDAAFPGQGIVAETLNLSRLRGYQTGGSIHIIANNMIGFTTESYDSRSTRYASDIAKGFEIPIVHVNADDPEACLAAANLAFKYRQRFKKDFVIDLIGYRRFGHNEMDEPMATNPTMYNVIQQHPTVRQLYAQKLVEKGVIAKEAVEEMEREVAERLKNAYERVPKDETKLDFIMDPPKPVARKLPFVKTAVEKEVLRRLNKELLQFPPNFHVFNKLERILKRRDGVFDGNGKIDWAHAEILAFATILRDGVPIRLTGQDSQRGTFAQRHLVLHDVKTGEEFVPLHHISEANASFVVYNSPLTEAAVLGYEYGYNVFAPETLVLWEAQFGDFANMAQVMFDQFISSGRAKWGQKSGLVMLLPHGYEGQGPEHSSARLERFLQLAAENNWTVANLSTSAQYFHILRRQASILQWEEVRPLVLMTPKSLLRHPLAASDVEEFTNGQFQPVLEQKGLGENREKVERIILGTGKLTVDLAEQINKMEGLDWLHVVRIEELYPFPKEELQAILVRYPNIKEIVWVQEEPQNMGSWCYVEPKLREIAPDGVDVSYIGRRRRASPAEGDPVVHRKEQERIIQCALTKKEQ